Proteins from one Fragaria vesca subsp. vesca linkage group LG6, FraVesHawaii_1.0, whole genome shotgun sequence genomic window:
- the LOC101310333 gene encoding disease resistance RPP13-like protein 4-like has product MATSINPEKFLPKLLVLVSQAKAVAGTEGERFENLKKQLDDVITDGLLTKVKLLDQILSRQFTSLERRLGKIIVGAETTNSTVEAINQALDSMDKDVQKIKQWMHLRELMPSPEPTPEPQVKWVPVVQLDLAKEMSKKWSQLGLQGRFDDSSTMANMRRTYENLENLQLKLCLLSFSIFPEGAVIKKRPLIYWWIGEGFIRSTQQKTAEEVGEEIFQNLVMRKGLNIQPHLKASTSSRAVSVNNCTIHPWIRRMLISLAGEAKLFHFDSSWSRMPSYDSSNCRHACLVADNLIPQGNNGPKVDNLLTLFNVSVQYLDMKKEWLNKLKKVKVLQLGRWQSSASYHIEVEDETTLKGLGTQKHLIYLSLRGISRVSQLYPSILNLVSLQILDLRACHNLETLPSDISSLKNLTHLDLSECYLLEGMPKGIEKLSSLQVLKGFLIGQKSACRLGDLSKLKKLKRLSIHMGNVLEAVDQKEEFKKLKDISSLRCLKVSWGVVSPLLKEKIKKEPLEFSFPPNLEKLDLQGIPMERVPQWLNPRQLKNLKKLYIRGGELVSLDHTETDEWMVETLRLKYLKLEIDLPRLKKLFPHLQRKSSVDHEIEEGRYDGDIVL; this is encoded by the exons ATGGCGACATCCATAAATCCAGAGAAATTCCTGCCCAAGTTGTTGGTACTTGTGAGCCAAGCCAAGGCTGTAGCAGGAACAGAGGGTGAACGCTTTGAAAATTTAAAAAAGCAGCTTGATGATGTGATCACTGATGGTTTGCTAACCAAAGTCAAGCTCTTGGATCAAATTCTATCAAGGCAATTCACTTCCTTAGAACGCCGCCTTGGCAAGATAATAGTGGGAGCTGAGACCACTAACAGCACTGTGGAGGCAATCAACCAAGCACTTGATTCTATGGATAAAGATGTCCAGAAGATAAAACAGTGGATGCATCTAAGAGAGTTAATGCCTTCCCCTGAACCCACTCCAGAGCCTCAGGTGAAATGGGTTCCGGTTGTTCAGTTGGATTTAGCCAAGGAAATGTCAAAAAAGTGGTCACAACTAGGCCTGCAGGGTAGGTTTGATGACAGTTCTACCATGGCCAATATGCGGAGGACATATGAAAATCTTGAGAACTTACAATTGAAGTTGTGCTTGCTCTCTTTCTCTATCTTCCCAGAGGGTGCTGTGATAAAGAAGAGGCCGCTAATTTACTGGTGGATTGGTGAGGGCTTCATCAGAAGTACCCAACAGAAGACAGCAGAAGAGGTAGGTGAAGAGATCTTTCAAAATCTTGTGATGAGGAAGGGTTTGAATATTCAACCACATTTAAAGGCATCAACATCATCCAGAGCAGTTTCAGTGAATAATTGTACAATTCACCCTTGGATTCGTCGCATGCTGATCTCCTTAGCCGGCGAGGCTAAGCTCTTCCATTTTGATTCAAGCTGGTCAAGGATGCCTTCTTATGATTCATCGAATTGTAGGCATGCATGCTTAGTTGCTGATAACCTAATTCCTCAAGGAAATAATGGTCCAAAAGTGGATAACTTATTGACACTGTTCAATGTAAGTGTGCAATATCTTGATATGAAAAAAGAATGGCTCAATAAATTGAAGAAGGTCAAGGTTCTTCAGCTTGGACGGTGGCAGAGCTCGGCTAGTTATCACATTGAAGTGGAAGATGAAACAACTCTAAAAGGACTGGGGACTCAGAAGCACTTAATATATCTTAGCCTTCGAGGAATATCAAGAGTTTCTCAACTCTATCCTTCTATCCTTAATCTTGTCAGCCTTCAAATCCTGGATCTGAGAGCATGTCACAACTTAGAGACATTGCCTTCAGATATCTCATCATTGAAAAATCTCACACATTTGGATTTATCAGAGTGTTACTTGCTAGAAGGCATGCCGAAGGGGATTGAGAAACTCTCTTCCCTACAAGTGCTCAAAGGTTTTCTCATAGGCCAAAAATCTGCCTGCAGACTCGGTGATCTTTCCAAGTTGAAGAAACTCAAGCGGCTCAGTATACACATGG GTAATGTGCTTGAAGCTGTAGATCAAAAAGAAGAGTTCAAGAAGTTGAAGGACATTTCGTCTCTTCGCTGCCTCAAAGTATCGTGGGGAGTAGTTTCTCCATTGTTAAAAGAAAAAATCAAGAAGGAACCTTTGGAATTTTCATTTCCACCAAATTTGGAAAAATTGGATCTTCAAGGCATACCTATGGAACGTGTACCACAGTGGTTGAACCCGAGGCAACTCAAAAATTTAAAGAAGCTGTACATAAGGGGTGGGGAACTTGTCAGCTTGGATCATACAGAGACTGATGAATGGATGGTTGAAACCTTGCGTCTCAAATACTTGAAATTGGAAATTGACTTGCCGAGGTTGAAGAAATTGTTTCCTCATCTGCAGAGAAAATCAAGTGTCGATCATGAGATTGAAGAAGGCAGATATGATGGAGACATTGTTTTATGA
- the LOC101310623 gene encoding uncharacterized protein LOC101310623, with protein MASEVARFLRQSFLDSLAEAESELSGSALFSYFTAIKDVLKHKDIMIQPDRYSVTTSLLHELNDALSEYRIFELECKQLNKKLLLFNPFTYYFIQKMKKQLKDIKHKLASVAAAPERIGNRFDQQKKSQSILPPNVFGFDEQAEHIEGLLFNGGLSRARFTSIGVVGIAGVGKTTLVQKVLERKTVIDGFKSIFWLSFSGMKEEQKQYSRSSIETCIVDKLGKIVEGKIVGLGELLEKLNQHLSGARYLLVLDDMWGQHINIGKRLQRGLPKGSGGAVIFTTRLNEVAEKLVEQDKVIHVKPLDGESCWSIFQETMRNNEENLYSSQVETLNKIEGEIKDQCHGLPLVAKALAKIIPEQIREIESERFLKDLYIPDELLRTDLDAEPAVYIPKFPVLVFVDMENEQLGTRLFNEFSYHLNKRQVFAVLADNYDSKQRGQEDNPEAVLRGVYATLEKLKEIKYSFASKIKKEIRVIIVGGDAVVNRILGVICDLKLPEAPSIVPIPQGAENDIPVAENDIAVTFGWKALKADRQSVKTFLIKDVTVAEKMKLDSWHILIKMKSTTSSTDQQEIPPLYVMQTMDDLTLCGGVWNYFSLGVDAPRLYAPYCCHPNARTLNSLVKVSIMENGSWKLLNIPSRYGKFASSLLRMQQNL; from the exons ATGGCATCGGAGGTTGCCAGATTTCTCCGGCAAAGTTTCCTAGACTCTCTGGCGGAGGCAGAGTCTGAATTGTCAGGTTCGGCTTTATTCTCTTACTTCACAGCTATAAAAGATGTATTGAAACATAAAGACATTATGATCCAACCTGATCGTTACTCTGTAACTACAAGTCTGCTCCACGAACTCAACGACGCTTTGTCGGAGTACCGAATCTTTGAGCTTGAATGCAAGCAGCTCAACAAGAAGCTTCTACTCTTCAACCCTTTCACATATTATTTCATCCAAAAGATGAAGAAGCAGCTCAAGGACATAAAACATAAACTTGCAAGTGTGGCGGCGGCGCCGGAACGAATTGGCAATAGATTTGATCAGCAGAAGAAGTCGCAGTCCATACTTCCGCCGAACGTTTTCGGGTTTGATGAGCAGGCAGAACATATAGAGGGTTTGCTCTTCAATGGGGGACTTAGCCGTGCTAGATTTACTTCAATTGGTGTAGTGGGTATTGCTGGAGTGGGTAAGACCACATTGGTGCAAAAGGTTTTGGAGAGGAAGACAGTGATAGATGGGTTTAAGTCTATATTTTGGTTAAGCTTTTCAGGGATGAAGGAAGAGCAAAAACAGTACAGTAGGTCCAGCATTGAGACATGCATTGTTGATAAATTGGGGAAAATCGTAGAGGGGAAGATAGTTGGCCTTGGGGAGCTCTTGGAAAAGCTCAACCAACATTTATCGGGTGCGAGGTATTTGCTTGTGTTGGATGATATGTGGGGTCAGCATATCAACATTGGGAAGCGCTTGCAGCGCGGATTGCCTAAGGGTAGTGGTGGTGCGGTCATCTTCACTACCAGGTTGAATGAAGTGGCTGAAAAGCTGGTGGAGCAGGATAAGGTGATTCATGTCAAGCCTTTGGACGGAGAAAGTTGTTGGAGTATATTTCAGGAGACTATGAGGAATAATGAGGAAAATTTGTACAGTTCACAAGTTGAAACATTGAATAAGATTGAGGGTGAAATTAAGGATCAATGTCATGGTCTACCATTGGTTGCTAAGGCACTCGCAAAAATCATTCCGGAACAGATCCGTGAGATTGA GTCCGAGCGCTTCTTGAAGGATTTGTACATACCTGATGAACTTCTTAGAACTGATTTAGATGCTGAACCTGCTGTTTATATACCAAAGTTCCCAGTGTTAGTGTTTGTTGATATGGAAAATGAACAGCTTGGAACAAGACTCTTCAATGAATTCAGCTACCATCTAAATAAACGGCAG GTATTTGCTGTGCTGGCTGATAATTATGATTCCAAGCAAAGAGGACAAGAAGATAATCCTGAGGCGGTGCTAAGGGGGGTTTATGCTACCCTTGAAAAGCTTAAGGAAATAAAGTATAGTTTTGCTTCCAAAATTAAAAAGGAGATTAGAGTTATT ATTGTTGGTGGGGATGCTGTGGTAAATCGGATTTTGGGAGTTATCTGTGATCTAAAACTACCAGAGGCACCCTCCATTGTTCCAATACCACAGGGAGCTGAAAATGACATCCCAGTTGCTGAGAATGACATTGCAGTTACGTTTGGATGG AAGGCGTTGAAGGCTGACCGTCAATCAGTGAAAACATTTCTGATTAAAGACGTAACAGTTGCAGAAAAGATGAAACTAGATAG CTGGCATATTCTCATTAAGATGAAATCCACTACAAGTTCTACAGATCAGCAAGAAATACCACCTTTATATGTTATGCAAACCATG GATGATCTCACATTGTGCGGAGGAGTTTGGAACTACTTTAGCTTGG GAGTTGATGCTCCAAGATTGTATGCACCTTACTGCTGTCATCCTAACGCAAG